One genomic segment of Desulfocapsa sulfexigens DSM 10523 includes these proteins:
- a CDS encoding ABC transporter ATP-binding protein: MKAAPLQSPSLEKFPGQGLRLSNLSFLGNGPYSITVIPGGCLGLTGKSGVGKTQLLRAVADVIPHDGECILNADVCSSVSPPIWRKMVAMLPAESFWWYDSVGAHFNGGLLDPEFKDLMERLGFSQDVMEWQVSRLSTGERQRLSLIRTLINRPRVLLLDEPTSALDKKMVAVVEEIVADIRFHRQISCIWVSHDRDQLFRVADTVCTVETTGLVKENRE; the protein is encoded by the coding sequence ATGAAGGCAGCACCTTTACAATCACCCTCCCTTGAAAAATTTCCAGGGCAGGGGTTACGACTTTCGAATCTTTCATTTCTCGGTAATGGGCCATACTCCATCACTGTGATTCCTGGAGGATGTCTCGGATTGACTGGCAAATCAGGAGTTGGCAAGACACAACTACTGAGGGCAGTGGCTGATGTGATTCCCCATGACGGTGAATGCATCCTTAATGCTGATGTCTGTTCTTCAGTCTCTCCCCCAATCTGGAGGAAAATGGTGGCCATGCTCCCGGCAGAATCTTTCTGGTGGTACGATAGTGTCGGGGCGCATTTTAACGGTGGCTTGTTAGACCCTGAATTCAAGGATCTGATGGAAAGATTAGGCTTCTCTCAGGATGTTATGGAATGGCAGGTCAGCAGGTTGTCAACGGGTGAGCGGCAGCGGCTTTCACTTATTCGTACTCTGATAAACAGACCCCGTGTCCTGCTGCTCGATGAGCCGACATCGGCCCTTGATAAAAAAATGGTTGCCGTGGTGGAGGAGATTGTTGCCGATATTCGTTTTCACAGGCAGATAAGCTGTATATGGGTGAGCCACGACCGCGATCAGCTCTTTCGTGTGGCAGACACAGTCTGCACTGTTGAAACGACAGGTCTTGTTAAGGAGAACCGGGAATGA
- a CDS encoding ABC transporter permease codes for MNVISLSTFDLSLAASLLLILAATSLRIGLGLERRIVISGIRMTVQLLLVGMVLKLLFASEGFIPVGFMSIFMLLVAGYEVRARQKRKLRGSTGYLISTGSMLVSSFTVTFLALTVMVGVDPWYTPQYAIPMLGMLLGNTMNGVAIASDRLTTGMYDQRGVIEQRLLLGQSWQEASGDIRRDCMRTGMIPIINSMAAAGIVSLPGMMTGQILGGSSPLDAVKYQILIMFLIAAGTGFGVLAAIWLISRRLFDDRQRLVLDCLISVK; via the coding sequence ATGAACGTGATATCGCTGAGCACTTTTGATCTCTCTTTAGCTGCCTCTCTGTTGTTGATACTTGCTGCAACATCCCTTCGTATCGGGCTTGGCCTTGAAAGACGGATTGTTATTTCAGGAATCCGAATGACCGTACAGTTGCTACTTGTCGGTATGGTTCTTAAACTCCTCTTTGCAAGTGAAGGCTTTATTCCGGTAGGGTTTATGTCGATCTTTATGCTCCTTGTCGCGGGATATGAAGTACGGGCCAGGCAAAAGCGAAAGCTGCGCGGCAGCACGGGATATCTCATCAGTACCGGTTCCATGCTGGTCTCTTCTTTTACAGTAACCTTTCTTGCATTGACCGTTATGGTTGGCGTTGATCCCTGGTATACTCCTCAATATGCTATCCCAATGCTTGGCATGCTCCTTGGCAATACTATGAATGGCGTTGCCATTGCTTCCGATCGATTGACCACCGGGATGTATGATCAGCGTGGTGTGATAGAGCAGCGTCTTCTTCTCGGCCAGAGCTGGCAGGAGGCCAGCGGAGATATACGGCGTGATTGCATGCGTACCGGTATGATTCCCATCATTAATTCCATGGCTGCAGCTGGTATTGTAAGCCTTCCTGGTATGATGACGGGTCAGATTCTTGGTGGCTCAAGCCCTCTGGATGCAGTGAAGTATCAGATTCTAATCATGTTTCTTATAGCTGCGGGAACTGGTTTTGGTGTACTTGCCGCCATCTGGCTGATCAGCCGTCGACTTTTTGATGATCGGCAGCGTCTCGTGCTTGATTGTCTCATCAGTGTCAAGTAA
- a CDS encoding HEAT repeat domain-containing protein produces MADLNTQHMIDEIRDNIQTGDTLKTKLVLAHLPDVDMKTQNRLIYELSRGDVRFTVPILLYLMTEHVSIVDELPVIKETLLSNLLAYPELLIEFLSDTSIKDKTHLINVAGELRFEEAVPALLYLVANSQDEPEIKLIIETLGLIGDPQAINTLTDYLYAANRDLIITAIQALGQVGTQSAMHRLAERMGTDNEMDYMILSIFADVQDPVSLEKLNDTLASHYAHMRIYAKQELVRIGAKAVPALIDNLLQDDPDFVIHTLNVLGDIGDESAIMPIRKLLGKDPKSANVRFAAYEALALLPLRKGAYTLTAGLTDPEDHVCVAAAKAIDQNYSEILTAGIKNLLRPKGDEARHIAKIIVSAQVDKIFLSLAAEDFFQELSLVYLPHAHKDTKEHYTRLLVKHGFDEFANKIQGGEDVKNLVKVVAVDDSRMILNIYKATLHELGFEPVLFEFPASAIEWLQNEKPAMVLTDLNMPEITGVMMAAEIRKKYSPKELPIIMVTTQNETNDNEAAYAAGVNKVIQKPFNAKSLKAAMDEFM; encoded by the coding sequence ATGGCAGATTTGAATACTCAACATATGATTGATGAAATTCGGGACAATATCCAGACTGGGGATACCTTGAAAACAAAACTTGTTCTTGCCCATCTTCCAGATGTGGATATGAAGACGCAGAACAGGTTGATCTATGAACTATCCCGTGGTGATGTCAGGTTTACTGTGCCGATTCTTCTCTATTTGATGACAGAGCATGTGTCTATTGTTGATGAACTTCCCGTTATTAAGGAGACCCTTCTTTCCAACCTTCTGGCTTACCCTGAGCTGTTGATTGAGTTTCTGTCGGATACGTCAATCAAGGATAAAACGCACCTGATTAATGTGGCCGGCGAGCTGCGATTTGAAGAGGCTGTCCCTGCACTTTTATATCTGGTGGCAAACTCCCAGGATGAACCCGAAATTAAACTGATAATCGAGACGTTAGGACTGATAGGTGATCCGCAGGCGATCAATACCCTTACGGATTATCTGTATGCCGCAAACAGAGATTTGATTATTACAGCCATTCAGGCTCTCGGTCAGGTTGGTACCCAATCTGCCATGCATAGGCTAGCCGAGCGTATGGGGACCGACAACGAGATGGACTATATGATTCTTTCCATTTTTGCCGATGTTCAGGATCCTGTCTCTTTAGAAAAACTCAATGACACTCTGGCCTCCCATTATGCCCATATGCGTATTTATGCCAAGCAGGAACTGGTGCGTATTGGTGCCAAAGCCGTTCCTGCACTCATTGATAATCTTCTTCAGGATGATCCAGATTTTGTTATTCATACCTTGAATGTTCTTGGTGATATAGGTGATGAATCTGCCATTATGCCCATCAGGAAACTTCTTGGAAAGGATCCCAAAAGTGCGAATGTTCGTTTTGCAGCCTATGAAGCACTTGCTCTTCTGCCTTTACGTAAAGGAGCCTATACGTTGACTGCCGGGCTTACCGATCCTGAAGATCATGTTTGTGTGGCGGCAGCAAAGGCAATTGATCAGAATTATTCGGAGATACTTACAGCGGGAATTAAAAATCTTCTTCGGCCCAAGGGGGATGAGGCCAGGCATATTGCAAAGATTATTGTAAGTGCCCAGGTTGATAAGATATTTTTAAGCCTTGCGGCTGAGGATTTTTTTCAGGAACTGTCTCTTGTTTATCTGCCTCATGCTCATAAGGATACAAAAGAACATTATACCAGGCTTCTGGTGAAGCACGGGTTTGATGAGTTTGCTAATAAAATTCAAGGTGGTGAAGATGTAAAGAATCTGGTGAAGGTGGTTGCCGTTGACGATTCTCGTATGATTCTTAACATCTACAAAGCAACTCTTCACGAGCTAGGGTTTGAGCCGGTTCTCTTTGAATTTCCTGCTTCGGCGATTGAGTGGCTGCAGAACGAGAAACCAGCCATGGTTCTTACAGATTTAAATATGCCTGAAATTACAGGTGTGATGATGGCAGCAGAAATCAGAAAAAAATATTCTCCGAAGGAATTGCCCATTATCATGGTAACTACTCAGAATGAAACAAATGATAATGAAGCTGCTTATGCCGCGGGGGTGAACAAAGTGATACAAAAACCTTTTAATGCCAAATCATTGAAGGCCGCAATGGATGAGTTCATGTAG
- the nifJ gene encoding pyruvate:ferredoxin (flavodoxin) oxidoreductase translates to MSRKMVTIDGNQACTHVAYATSEVITIYPITPSSPMAAEADTKATGKQENIWGSIPVVTQMQSEGGVAGSLHGSLATGVLCTTFTASQGLLLMIPNMYKIAGELTPTVFHVTARSIAAQGLSIFGDHADIYAARQTGWGMLCSQNVQECMDMALISTQVSLASRIPFVHFFDGFRTSHEIQKIEELTYDDMTAMIDEDNIIAHRKRALSPDHPTIRGTAQNPDVYFTGRETVNPFYAATPKIVQDTMDKFAGLTGRQYHLFDYYGSPDATDVIVMMASGCETVSATIDHLVSEGKNVGLVIVRLFRPFDCKAMVNALPSSVERITVMDRTKEPGSAGEPLYLDVRAAVGEATESNSAAYQPLILSGRYGLGSAEFTPAMVKAIYDNMAAMAPKNHFCVGPNDDVAGTSLNYDVNYSIEGDDVYRAMFYGLGSDGTVGANKNTIKIIGTETDNSAQGYFVYDSKKSGSITTSHLRFGKNRVVAPYLINKANFIACHNFTFLDQYDMLRNLDQGGTFLLTTTFDAKQIWKELPGKVQKDLIDKKAQFYIIDALSLGIALGLGARINMIMQTAFFLISGIITEKEAIAAIKTAIKKTYGKKGDKIVNMNYDAVDAAVKNIVKVKLLKSTSGHEMPPTVPATAPDFVKNVTAKMIEGKGDQVKVSEMPNDGTWPTGTTQYEKRNIGVNVPEWLEENCIQCGQCSLVCPHAAIRMKIGKMVKAPKGFKTIPAVGKAFKGSKFAIQVFTQDCCSCTQCMDVCPGTKGVKALQMVPNSDKIRAAQAKNVEYFLAQPEVSPADVNPATIKGSQLLRPLFEFSGACAGCGETPYIKLVTQMFGDRMLIANATGCSSIYGGNLPTTPYCKREDGRGPAWANSLFEDNAEFGLGMRASVNKLGSQAVELMDKAVAEKLITKKVATDIISAPQKSQTEIEAQRDRVGKLKATLAAAGDNVIAKRLLGCADYLVKKSVWIFGGDGWAYDIGYGGLDHVLASGENVNVMILDTEVYSNTGGQMSKSTPRAATAQFAAGGKKMPKKDIGMIFSTYGNVYVAKISMGANPTQVAKAIAEAEAYDGPSLIIAYSHCINHGINMTQGLHQQKKAVACGHWPLYRFNPELEEAGKNPLSIDSKEPTMTFEEYAMGENRYRMLKMMNPEHADELMAQSQKDVTKSWKFLQARAASLDPEK, encoded by the coding sequence ATGTCGAGAAAAATGGTCACAATTGATGGCAATCAGGCCTGTACCCATGTAGCCTACGCCACAAGTGAAGTTATCACAATCTACCCCATCACGCCTTCTTCACCCATGGCCGCCGAGGCAGATACAAAAGCTACAGGAAAACAGGAAAACATCTGGGGTTCCATTCCCGTTGTAACCCAGATGCAGTCTGAGGGTGGAGTTGCAGGCTCTCTGCATGGCTCTCTTGCCACGGGCGTATTGTGTACCACCTTTACCGCCTCTCAGGGTCTCCTCCTGATGATCCCTAATATGTACAAGATTGCCGGTGAGCTTACCCCCACCGTCTTCCATGTAACAGCTCGTTCCATCGCAGCTCAGGGACTCTCCATTTTCGGTGATCATGCTGATATTTATGCGGCTCGTCAGACCGGTTGGGGCATGCTCTGTTCCCAGAACGTTCAGGAATGTATGGATATGGCCCTGATATCCACCCAGGTATCACTTGCTTCCCGTATCCCCTTTGTTCACTTTTTTGATGGTTTCCGTACCTCCCACGAGATCCAGAAGATTGAAGAACTCACCTATGACGACATGACTGCAATGATAGATGAAGACAATATCATTGCCCATCGTAAGCGTGCTCTCTCTCCTGACCATCCGACAATACGTGGTACTGCACAAAATCCAGATGTTTATTTCACTGGCCGTGAGACCGTTAATCCATTCTACGCAGCCACTCCAAAAATTGTCCAGGATACCATGGACAAATTTGCCGGCCTCACCGGACGTCAGTATCATCTCTTTGATTACTACGGATCCCCCGATGCAACAGATGTTATTGTCATGATGGCCTCTGGTTGTGAGACCGTGTCTGCCACCATCGACCATCTTGTCAGCGAAGGAAAAAATGTTGGTCTGGTAATTGTTCGTCTCTTCAGACCTTTCGACTGCAAGGCAATGGTAAATGCTCTGCCTTCATCCGTTGAGCGCATCACCGTAATGGACAGAACAAAAGAGCCAGGATCTGCAGGCGAGCCTCTTTATCTTGACGTTCGTGCAGCAGTTGGTGAGGCCACCGAATCAAACAGTGCAGCCTACCAGCCACTGATTCTTTCAGGTCGTTATGGACTTGGCTCTGCCGAGTTCACCCCCGCCATGGTCAAAGCAATCTATGACAACATGGCAGCAATGGCCCCTAAAAACCACTTCTGTGTTGGTCCAAATGATGATGTCGCCGGAACCAGTCTTAATTATGACGTCAACTACTCAATAGAAGGTGACGATGTCTATCGTGCCATGTTCTATGGTTTAGGATCCGATGGTACCGTTGGAGCAAACAAAAATACTATTAAAATTATCGGCACCGAGACCGATAACTCTGCTCAGGGATATTTTGTTTATGACTCAAAAAAATCCGGCTCCATCACTACATCTCACCTGAGATTTGGTAAAAACCGGGTTGTTGCTCCCTACCTTATCAACAAGGCCAACTTTATCGCCTGTCATAACTTCACCTTCCTTGACCAGTATGACATGCTTCGCAATCTTGACCAGGGTGGTACATTTCTCCTTACCACCACATTCGATGCCAAACAGATCTGGAAAGAGTTACCAGGGAAAGTCCAGAAAGATCTGATCGACAAAAAAGCACAGTTCTATATCATAGATGCTCTTTCTCTTGGTATAGCCCTCGGTCTTGGCGCCCGCATCAATATGATCATGCAGACCGCTTTCTTCCTGATCTCTGGAATTATTACTGAGAAAGAGGCAATCGCTGCGATCAAAACGGCCATCAAGAAAACCTATGGCAAAAAAGGCGACAAGATAGTCAATATGAACTACGACGCCGTTGATGCTGCTGTGAAAAACATTGTTAAAGTAAAACTGTTAAAATCCACCAGCGGTCACGAGATGCCTCCAACCGTTCCTGCTACTGCGCCTGACTTCGTCAAGAATGTTACCGCCAAGATGATCGAAGGAAAAGGTGATCAGGTTAAAGTTTCCGAAATGCCAAATGATGGTACCTGGCCAACAGGCACCACCCAGTACGAGAAGCGCAACATTGGTGTTAACGTACCGGAATGGCTTGAGGAAAACTGCATTCAATGTGGCCAGTGTTCTCTTGTATGCCCCCATGCAGCCATTCGTATGAAAATTGGCAAAATGGTTAAGGCTCCCAAGGGTTTCAAAACAATTCCTGCTGTTGGTAAGGCCTTCAAAGGGTCCAAGTTTGCCATTCAGGTATTTACTCAGGATTGCTGTTCCTGTACCCAATGTATGGATGTCTGCCCTGGAACAAAAGGCGTTAAAGCACTGCAGATGGTTCCAAACTCTGACAAGATCCGCGCAGCCCAGGCCAAGAACGTAGAGTATTTTCTTGCTCAACCCGAGGTTTCTCCAGCTGATGTTAACCCTGCAACAATCAAGGGAAGCCAGCTTCTTCGCCCACTGTTCGAGTTCTCCGGTGCCTGTGCCGGCTGTGGTGAGACCCCATACATCAAACTTGTTACTCAGATGTTTGGTGACAGAATGCTGATTGCCAATGCAACCGGTTGTTCTTCAATCTATGGTGGCAACCTGCCAACAACTCCTTACTGCAAACGTGAAGACGGACGGGGACCCGCCTGGGCCAACTCTCTTTTCGAGGATAATGCGGAATTTGGTCTTGGCATGCGTGCTTCAGTAAACAAACTTGGTTCCCAAGCTGTGGAACTGATGGATAAAGCAGTTGCTGAAAAACTGATCACCAAAAAAGTGGCGACAGATATCATCAGTGCTCCTCAAAAAAGCCAGACCGAAATAGAGGCACAACGCGACCGTGTCGGTAAACTGAAAGCCACACTTGCTGCTGCAGGCGATAACGTTATCGCCAAACGTCTACTGGGCTGCGCCGATTACCTGGTGAAGAAATCAGTATGGATCTTCGGTGGTGACGGTTGGGCATATGACATCGGATACGGCGGACTGGATCACGTACTTGCCTCGGGCGAGAATGTAAACGTTATGATTCTTGACACCGAGGTGTATTCCAACACCGGTGGCCAGATGTCTAAATCCACTCCTCGTGCCGCCACTGCCCAGTTTGCAGCAGGTGGTAAGAAGATGCCCAAGAAAGATATCGGGATGATTTTCTCTACATACGGCAACGTATATGTGGCAAAAATCTCCATGGGTGCCAATCCCACTCAGGTTGCCAAGGCAATTGCAGAGGCTGAAGCATATGATGGACCATCTTTGATTATTGCCTACTCACACTGCATCAATCATGGCATCAACATGACTCAGGGCCTGCATCAGCAGAAGAAGGCAGTTGCATGTGGTCACTGGCCACTTTACCGCTTCAATCCTGAGCTGGAAGAAGCTGGTAAAAATCCTCTCTCCATTGACTCCAAAGAGCCTACAATGACTTTTGAAGAGTATGCAATGGGCGAGAATCGCTACCGTATGCTGAAGATGATGAACCCCGAGCACGCTGATGAACTCATGGCTCAGTCTCAGAAAGATGTTACTAAGAGCTGGAAGTTTCTTCAGGCCAGAGCAGCATCCCTGGATCCTGAGAAGTAA
- a CDS encoding YkgJ family cysteine cluster protein, whose product MSEQDMSGKEKTLFGKGLNPSNILPKKLTLESKIKFRCHPGVECFTACCGGIKIILTPYDILMLKKRLDVPAHEFLQKYTTPVYLEQTDMPGVALKLREDDNKCPFVTPEGCTVYTDRPSACRYYPVGMADFHEGQGSMGAGADHKDEEKFFFIVKEDHCKGFQEDKEWTVAEWRADQGVDVRDEMNKDWLRLVMRRKSFGHQASLSEQAKRMFFMASTDLDHFRRFVLESSFLDTYIIDDETLKKIKSDDVELMLFSFKYLANALFGAEGLSIREDKIQEKVKEIKQRQDDSVTNSVNAYKEIKKARGEEVDPDL is encoded by the coding sequence ATGAGCGAGCAGGATATGTCAGGTAAGGAAAAAACGTTGTTTGGTAAGGGACTCAACCCTTCTAATATTCTTCCGAAGAAATTAACTTTAGAGTCAAAAATCAAATTTCGTTGTCATCCAGGGGTAGAATGTTTCACTGCCTGTTGTGGTGGTATCAAGATTATTTTAACTCCCTATGATATTTTGATGCTTAAAAAGCGGTTGGATGTTCCAGCTCATGAATTTCTTCAGAAATATACAACCCCTGTATATCTTGAGCAGACAGATATGCCGGGTGTTGCCTTGAAACTTCGTGAGGATGATAATAAATGTCCTTTTGTTACCCCTGAAGGGTGTACGGTTTACACGGATCGTCCGTCAGCCTGCCGATATTATCCCGTTGGAATGGCTGATTTCCATGAGGGGCAGGGATCAATGGGGGCCGGGGCCGATCACAAAGATGAAGAAAAGTTTTTCTTTATTGTGAAGGAGGATCACTGTAAGGGCTTTCAAGAAGACAAGGAATGGACTGTTGCCGAATGGCGTGCTGATCAGGGAGTCGATGTTCGTGATGAAATGAATAAGGATTGGTTACGACTGGTTATGCGTCGTAAATCATTTGGTCATCAGGCATCACTTTCAGAACAGGCAAAAAGAATGTTCTTTATGGCTTCCACCGATCTTGATCATTTTCGCAGGTTTGTTCTTGAGAGTTCATTTCTCGATACTTACATAATTGATGACGAGACACTCAAGAAGATCAAGTCCGATGATGTGGAGTTGATGCTTTTTTCTTTCAAATATCTGGCCAATGCTCTTTTTGGTGCTGAAGGTCTCTCTATCAGAGAGGATAAGATTCAGGAAAAAGTGAAAGAAATTAAGCAGCGTCAGGATGATTCTGTTACTAACTCTGTCAATGCGTATAAGGAAATCAAGAAGGCCAGGGGCGAGGAAGTTGACCCTGATCTGTAA
- a CDS encoding FAD-dependent oxidoreductase yields MGAKIVIVGGVAAGPKAACRVKRLMQDAEVTIIDQDTLFSYGGCGIPYYVSGDVSDEAELRSTSFHMVRNEDFFEDAKGVLVKSGTRATAINRQNKTVKVQNVASGAEEDIPYDTLMIATGSRPFVLPIPGADLDGVFTISDLHKAIEIKDRIAKGKVGKAVVIGGGAIGLEMAEAFKDLWGVETSVVEFMPQVLPRIVDSPMASMLTKHMRDNDVDIFLGEGATEIVGENGKVTGLRTAKRTLEADIVIMAAGVRPRTEIAVEAGLQTSPMGAIVVNERMQTSDPSIYAAGDCIEVMHLVSGKKFYAPLGSLANKEGRVAGDNMAGIPSKFKGAVGSFIMKAFDVCIGATGLSLEVALAEGFDADVALTAPSDRAHFFPTESIVCFQMVFDRRTRKVLGLQGFGPMGDGISARIDAAAAYISMGATIDDFGTLEMAYAPPFSAAIDSINAIAYVADNLCDGRLHKTTLESFLVWMDDFSTQPDWIALDIRHPIEAGPCVEKFGVDKWCAIPYNEIRKRFKELPLDKKLIILCDAGTRSFEIQSFLKSVGVDQTLVLSGGFNMLRRMGIDWYPGK; encoded by the coding sequence ATGGGAGCAAAAATTGTAATCGTGGGTGGCGTAGCAGCGGGCCCTAAAGCTGCATGTCGTGTGAAACGACTGATGCAGGATGCCGAGGTTACCATCATCGATCAGGATACCCTGTTTTCCTACGGTGGCTGTGGCATTCCCTACTATGTCTCAGGAGACGTTTCCGATGAGGCAGAACTGCGTTCCACCAGCTTCCATATGGTCCGAAACGAAGATTTTTTTGAGGATGCAAAGGGCGTTCTTGTTAAAAGTGGTACCAGGGCCACGGCTATCAACCGCCAGAATAAAACGGTGAAAGTACAGAATGTTGCAAGTGGTGCGGAAGAGGATATTCCCTATGACACCCTGATGATTGCTACCGGTTCCCGTCCTTTTGTTTTACCAATCCCTGGAGCCGATCTTGATGGCGTTTTTACAATTTCCGATTTGCACAAGGCCATCGAAATTAAAGACCGTATAGCCAAGGGGAAGGTTGGTAAAGCAGTGGTTATCGGTGGTGGCGCAATCGGTCTTGAGATGGCCGAGGCTTTTAAAGATCTCTGGGGAGTTGAGACTTCAGTTGTTGAATTTATGCCTCAGGTTCTGCCTCGAATTGTTGATTCGCCAATGGCCTCCATGCTTACTAAACACATGCGTGACAACGATGTGGATATTTTCCTCGGTGAGGGGGCAACGGAGATCGTCGGTGAAAATGGTAAAGTAACAGGACTGCGCACTGCAAAGCGTACCCTGGAGGCGGATATTGTGATTATGGCAGCTGGGGTGCGGCCACGTACCGAGATCGCCGTGGAGGCGGGCCTGCAAACTTCCCCCATGGGAGCAATTGTTGTCAATGAACGTATGCAGACCTCAGATCCTTCCATTTATGCTGCTGGTGACTGTATTGAGGTAATGCACCTTGTTTCTGGGAAAAAATTCTACGCTCCCCTTGGATCTCTTGCCAATAAGGAAGGACGCGTAGCTGGGGATAATATGGCGGGTATTCCTTCAAAGTTTAAGGGAGCCGTTGGAAGTTTTATTATGAAGGCCTTCGATGTGTGTATCGGTGCTACCGGGCTGAGTCTTGAAGTTGCCCTGGCAGAGGGTTTTGATGCTGACGTTGCACTCACTGCACCATCTGATCGCGCTCATTTTTTTCCAACTGAATCCATAGTCTGTTTCCAGATGGTGTTTGATCGCAGAACCCGAAAAGTTTTAGGTCTTCAGGGATTCGGTCCTATGGGTGACGGTATCTCAGCACGGATTGATGCGGCTGCCGCATATATCTCCATGGGGGCAACCATTGACGATTTTGGAACCCTCGAAATGGCCTATGCGCCACCATTCTCAGCAGCAATAGATTCTATAAATGCCATAGCCTATGTTGCAGATAATCTTTGCGACGGGCGTCTTCACAAAACAACCCTTGAGTCTTTCCTTGTCTGGATGGATGATTTCTCAACTCAGCCCGATTGGATCGCACTTGATATCAGGCACCCGATAGAAGCGGGACCCTGTGTTGAAAAATTTGGAGTCGATAAGTGGTGTGCCATACCTTATAATGAAATCCGAAAACGTTTTAAAGAGCTGCCTTTGGATAAAAAACTTATTATCCTCTGTGATGCAGGGACACGATCCTTTGAGATCCAGAGCTTTTTGAAGAGTGTTGGTGTTGACCAGACTCTGGTGCTGAGTGGTGGATTCAACATGTTGCGTCGTATGGGTATAGACTGGTATCCCGGTAAATAA
- a CDS encoding CBS and ACT domain-containing protein encodes MLIKDWMATTILTVDANTSVMRAGRTMKDNNIRRLPVVSQGKLAGIITDRDLKEASPSSKTDMDMHEMYYLLSEMKVKDVMTAAPIRLSMDDTLEKAALVMLNEKISGLVIVDDEENLVGLLSESDVLRGFIHATGIQDGAFQIVMDMSDVGGSVSQLIDVLRQNRARVLSILTSFDDAPAGSKRVSVRIMPYNGEVDDLVKELEAMEGYSIVSQGIDDLKNLPRKQ; translated from the coding sequence ATGCTAATTAAGGACTGGATGGCTACCACTATACTTACAGTGGATGCCAACACATCGGTTATGCGAGCCGGACGAACAATGAAAGACAATAACATCAGGCGATTACCCGTTGTCTCTCAAGGAAAGCTAGCGGGTATCATTACCGATCGTGACCTGAAAGAGGCATCACCATCATCAAAAACAGACATGGATATGCATGAAATGTATTATCTTCTTTCTGAAATGAAGGTTAAAGATGTCATGACTGCTGCTCCCATTCGTTTAAGCATGGATGATACGCTTGAAAAAGCAGCTCTCGTCATGTTGAATGAAAAAATTTCCGGTCTGGTCATTGTTGATGATGAAGAAAATCTTGTAGGACTTCTCTCCGAGTCCGATGTCCTTCGCGGCTTTATTCATGCCACAGGTATTCAGGACGGAGCCTTTCAGATTGTCATGGATATGTCCGACGTTGGAGGGTCAGTCTCCCAGCTTATCGATGTCCTCCGTCAGAATCGCGCCAGAGTTCTTTCCATCCTCACTTCATTTGATGACGCCCCTGCCGGATCAAAACGTGTATCTGTTCGCATCATGCCCTACAACGGGGAAGTTGATGATCTTGTGAAAGAACTTGAGGCAATGGAAGGCTACAGCATCGTCAGCCAGGGAATTGATGATCTGAAAAATTTACCCCGAAAACAATAA
- a CDS encoding histidinol-phosphatase gives MTSPLPGELTFHSDGHIHTKYCHHAKGEMEEYVLSGIAAGLDEIVFLEHMEAGVSYFEKTWLTEDDFDLYFSEGQRLQKKFKKRIRISLGVEVGYSPSHGEELLKRLERRNWDRVGVSYHFMPVPEKEHHLNLVSRKESNILAIEAGGCHKILCEYFSTLTEAVEFLPGTVLCHLDAALRFQPGITIDNSYRNQIQKLLGAVKKKGMALEVNTSGFSIRGTPFPAPFIIREALALKIPLLAGSDAHKPEDVGRNFNLLEKYLQTI, from the coding sequence ATGACCAGTCCGCTGCCAGGTGAACTGACATTCCACTCGGATGGACACATTCACACAAAGTATTGCCACCACGCTAAAGGTGAAATGGAAGAATATGTTCTCAGTGGAATTGCGGCCGGGCTTGATGAAATTGTGTTCCTTGAGCACATGGAGGCAGGGGTAAGCTATTTTGAAAAAACCTGGCTCACTGAAGATGATTTTGATCTCTATTTTTCTGAGGGACAACGACTTCAGAAAAAGTTTAAAAAGCGTATCCGAATATCACTCGGAGTTGAAGTAGGTTACAGCCCAAGTCACGGAGAAGAGCTGCTGAAGCGCTTAGAACGGAGAAACTGGGATAGGGTTGGAGTTTCCTATCATTTTATGCCGGTTCCCGAAAAGGAACACCACCTGAACCTGGTAAGCCGTAAAGAGTCAAACATTCTTGCCATTGAAGCAGGTGGCTGTCACAAAATTCTTTGCGAATATTTCTCCACCCTGACCGAGGCGGTTGAATTCCTCCCCGGCACAGTCCTCTGCCACCTGGATGCCGCACTTCGCTTCCAGCCGGGAATCACAATAGACAACAGCTACAGAAACCAGATACAGAAACTTCTTGGTGCGGTAAAAAAGAAGGGGATGGCTCTGGAAGTGAATACCTCAGGGTTCAGCATCAGGGGGACTCCTTTTCCGGCTCCTTTTATCATAAGAGAAGCACTTGCCTTGAAGATCCCCCTGCTAGCGGGGTCTGACGCCCACAAACCTGAAGATGTGGGAAGAAATTTTAATTTGCTGGAGAAATATCTCCAAACCATCTAA